A window of Gemmatimonadota bacterium contains these coding sequences:
- a CDS encoding phage portal protein → MRLTKPSTWFKRAPKVPDYLPQPIGSRGRSNVTGYGSGQLSAILRGSLPGSTRAWVREAGDLSLNSIVAISLQWYARNWPQGRWELRIPTKDGQYSVIDSRGAVDLLSMPQPGIPGSVWWAMEIESYFLHGTAYARKVRAGGYGAPIGLQYLPSDMVMPDGVNYLYTVDGQTYPIPREDMVVVRIGRDPYDHRLGRAPLLSCLREIAADNAGSTMAYAMAKNNAVPSLIISPDMSAGDVELDPDVAKTMKKRVAEDFSGDAAGGVAVLTDSFKIDKVSFSPDEMALDQMRVKPEERITAVLGLNCMVLGLGAGLAHNTYSNYEEARQAAWEDGMLPLQCSFAEAYTEALRLDFGFPEGAYLAFDNSQVRALADDVSADGTRAAALYQSGVVDRATAKRIAGESPDPADVGVYHPKADPDAQTPEPVGGPVGRSPFEP, encoded by the coding sequence ATGAGACTGACCAAGCCGTCCACCTGGTTCAAGCGGGCTCCAAAAGTGCCCGACTACCTACCGCAGCCCATAGGGTCGCGGGGGCGCTCCAACGTCACCGGCTACGGCTCCGGCCAACTCTCCGCCATCCTCCGCGGTTCGCTCCCCGGCTCGACCCGCGCGTGGGTCCGTGAGGCGGGCGACCTCAGCCTAAACTCCATCGTTGCCATCTCTCTCCAGTGGTACGCCCGCAACTGGCCCCAGGGCCGCTGGGAGCTACGCATACCGACCAAGGACGGTCAGTACAGCGTCATCGACTCTCGCGGCGCGGTTGACCTGCTCTCCATGCCGCAGCCCGGCATCCCCGGCTCCGTGTGGTGGGCAATGGAGATTGAGTCGTACTTTCTCCACGGGACAGCCTACGCCCGCAAGGTTCGCGCAGGCGGCTACGGCGCACCCATCGGGCTACAGTACCTACCCTCGGACATGGTGATGCCCGACGGGGTGAACTACCTCTACACCGTGGACGGACAGACCTACCCCATACCCCGCGAAGACATGGTAGTCGTTCGCATCGGTCGCGATCCCTACGACCACCGGCTCGGTCGCGCCCCGCTCCTCTCCTGCCTGCGCGAGATCGCCGCCGACAACGCGGGCAGCACCATGGCCTACGCCATGGCGAAGAACAACGCAGTGCCGAGCCTGATTATCTCCCCCGACATGAGCGCGGGCGATGTCGAGCTTGACCCCGATGTCGCCAAGACCATGAAGAAGCGGGTTGCCGAGGACTTCAGCGGCGACGCGGCGGGCGGCGTGGCCGTCCTCACCGACTCGTTCAAAATCGATAAGGTATCGTTCTCGCCTGACGAGATGGCTCTTGACCAGATGCGGGTCAAGCCCGAGGAGCGGATAACCGCCGTCCTGGGGCTTAACTGCATGGTGCTCGGACTCGGCGCCGGGCTCGCCCACAACACGTACTCCAACTACGAAGAGGCGCGACAGGCAGCGTGGGAGGACGGGATGCTCCCGCTTCAATGCTCGTTCGCCGAGGCGTACACCGAGGCGCTCCGTCTCGACTTCGGCTTCCCCGAGGGTGCGTACCTCGCGTTCGACAACTCCCAGGTACGCGCCCTCGCCGACGATGTGAGCGCGGACGGCACCCGTGCGGCGGCGCTCTATCAGTCCGGCGTGGTTGACAGGGCAACGGCAAAGCGCATCGCGGGCGAGTCTCCCGACCCCGCGGACGTTGGCGTCTACCACCCCAAGGCCGACCCCGACGCACAGACACCCGAGCCGGTCGGGGGTCCGGTTGGACGCTCCCCTTTCGAGCCGTAG
- a CDS encoding HK97 family phage prohead protease — translation MGNRVEGYLVRFGSPTATDLDGEFFTKATDFGRPVKSGESFDLNLYWHHGLDPAVGSRQIGTGKVKADDVGLWYEGIIAESDEYLKRIQRLAGAKRLGFSSGAAAHLVEKEAVAGTKSTAITRWPLGEASLTHCPAEPTNTAATKSLGEYKSDWEETQAALVAGDATAFASSIFGDAPENLLASGVYRMHETLMMGIYRALESDETIDPSAAVAALLSEFARRASDYAARVLAMPDPEMGAEMDAMKALTSRPDSITTFERRLRDALGYSRREAKALASHGFKALRDAGTETD, via the coding sequence GTGGGCAACCGGGTAGAGGGCTACCTGGTGCGCTTTGGCTCGCCTACCGCAACGGACCTTGACGGAGAGTTCTTCACCAAGGCCACCGACTTCGGCAGGCCCGTCAAGTCGGGCGAGTCCTTCGACCTGAACCTCTACTGGCACCATGGCTTAGACCCCGCCGTGGGCTCCCGGCAGATCGGCACGGGCAAGGTCAAGGCGGACGATGTGGGGCTCTGGTACGAGGGCATCATCGCCGAGTCTGACGAGTACCTGAAGCGAATCCAGCGGCTTGCGGGCGCGAAGCGTCTCGGCTTCTCCTCCGGCGCCGCGGCCCACCTTGTCGAGAAAGAAGCCGTGGCTGGCACGAAGTCAACGGCTATCACGCGATGGCCGCTCGGCGAAGCATCCCTGACCCACTGCCCAGCCGAACCGACCAACACTGCCGCAACCAAGAGTCTCGGCGAGTACAAGAGCGACTGGGAGGAGACGCAGGCGGCGCTGGTTGCGGGCGACGCGACCGCGTTTGCATCCTCGATCTTTGGCGACGCGCCGGAGAACCTGCTGGCATCGGGCGTCTACCGGATGCACGAAACGCTGATGATGGGCATATACCGGGCGCTGGAGTCTGACGAGACCATCGACCCGTCCGCCGCTGTGGCCGCGCTCCTGTCCGAGTTCGCCCGACGCGCATCCGACTACGCCGCACGTGTCCTGGCGATGCCCGACCCGGAGATGGGTGCGGAGATGGACGCCATGAAGGCGCTCACGTCCCGCCCCGACTCCATCACGACGTTTGAACGCCGATTGCGCGATGCTCTCGGCTACTCCCGGCGAGAGGCTAAGGCCCTCGCCTCCCACGGTTTCAAAGCCCTGCGCGACGCCGGGACGGAGACTGAC
- the terL gene encoding phage terminase large subunit, translating into MEKQGRRANPPAEPTDRQTDGPSFLDYLRDTSPKSWTLPRHVRLIAEHLEAVERGEITRLAIHMPPRHGKSESATIRGAAWGFERHPDQNVLLTAATQRLANRFSKKARAITAARRLSPDSKAADEWTLPEGGSFVARGVGNPPTGIGFRRIHIDDPIRRREDAESEVYREKTWDWYTDDLFTRLEPGGAIVMTATLWHEDDVLSRAVAAEPGKWTVLKLSALSEEPYPDWDWRRQPGMALWPERYDVPDLLAIRSVMVANEGEYSWRALYQQQPTAREGSFFEQTRLAVGDPPEILRASRGWDLAATKDGGDWTAGVKVGQDTDGRFWILDIKRERFDVDQRDRLIVQTAGVDGAKVRVRLPQDPGQAGKGESVRMLRMMAGYPVRVLPVTGAKEVRAAGVSAQVNGGNVSIARDCPHMAAFLEELRTFPNGRTDDMVDALADAFTEVTQKRVVTAGAA; encoded by the coding sequence ATGGAGAAGCAGGGGCGGCGGGCCAACCCACCAGCGGAGCCGACAGACAGACAGACTGACGGCCCCTCGTTTCTCGACTACCTCCGCGATACCTCGCCCAAGTCGTGGACACTGCCCCGCCACGTTCGCCTGATCGCCGAGCACCTGGAGGCAGTCGAGCGCGGCGAGATAACCCGGCTGGCGATCCATATGCCACCCCGCCACGGTAAGAGTGAGTCGGCGACGATCCGGGGTGCCGCGTGGGGGTTTGAGCGTCACCCCGACCAGAACGTTCTGCTGACCGCCGCCACGCAGCGGCTCGCCAACCGGTTCAGCAAAAAGGCGCGGGCCATCACCGCGGCGCGGCGGCTCTCGCCCGACTCGAAAGCGGCGGACGAATGGACGCTGCCCGAAGGTGGGTCGTTCGTCGCGCGCGGCGTGGGCAACCCGCCTACCGGTATCGGGTTCCGGCGTATCCACATCGATGACCCCATCCGGCGCCGTGAGGACGCGGAGAGCGAGGTCTACAGAGAAAAGACCTGGGACTGGTACACCGACGACTTGTTCACCCGCCTTGAACCTGGCGGGGCTATCGTGATGACCGCGACCCTTTGGCATGAGGACGATGTTCTGTCGCGCGCCGTCGCCGCAGAGCCCGGCAAGTGGACGGTTCTAAAGCTCTCCGCGCTCTCCGAGGAGCCGTACCCCGACTGGGACTGGAGACGGCAACCCGGCATGGCGCTGTGGCCTGAGCGGTACGACGTGCCCGACCTACTCGCCATACGCTCCGTCATGGTCGCCAACGAGGGCGAGTACAGTTGGCGGGCGCTCTACCAGCAGCAGCCCACGGCCCGAGAAGGGTCGTTCTTTGAGCAGACCCGCCTCGCGGTCGGCGACCCGCCGGAGATACTGCGCGCCTCCCGTGGCTGGGATCTGGCCGCGACGAAGGACGGGGGCGACTGGACAGCGGGTGTCAAGGTGGGCCAGGACACGGACGGGCGCTTCTGGATTCTCGACATCAAGCGCGAGCGCTTCGACGTTGACCAGCGCGACCGGCTGATAGTCCAGACGGCGGGCGTGGACGGGGCCAAGGTCCGCGTCCGACTGCCGCAAGACCCCGGCCAGGCGGGCAAAGGGGAGAGCGTGCGCATGCTTCGGATGATGGCAGGCTATCCCGTCCGCGTTCTGCCCGTGACCGGTGCCAAGGAGGTGCGGGCGGCGGGCGTCTCGGCGCAGGTCAACGGGGGCAACGTGTCCATCGCCCGCGACTGTCCGCACATGGCGGCGTTTCTTGAGGAGCTGCGAACGTTCCCCAACGGACGGACCGACGACATGGTGGACGCACTCGCCGACGCGTTTACCGAGGTCACGCAAAAGCGCGTCGTCACGGCTGGGGCGGCGTAG